aagacataatgaacctttttgagcgAAAGTTAAATATCGTTTTCGATTCCCAAGTACTGTGAATTGGAATGGGAAAGTACCTGTCCCTCTACTTAGTGATTCATACTTCTGTTGCCAAGGGAAACTCTTTGGCCGATTCGCCCACCAGGGAGACATCCTTGAGTCTTGCTGAAGCTGTGCTCATATTTCCAAAGATGTTGAAACGTGGCAGCAGATACTTTTCTGTTCCTCAAATCCTGGCACCAGACTAGGTTGAAAAAACCTGGGGATGAACAACGTGTGTCTTAAGTCTAGGCCTTTTTTAAAGGGAGTTTTGTATCCCACAAGTTGATCACGAAGTGTGAGCCGAAATGTCCGCGGACACGCTGACCTGCGGCCGCACTCTGTTCCGGCGGCAGCCGAAGAGCCGGGCCGCCCTCCTGTGGCGCCTGGACAGCAGCACATAGAGGAGAGGGTTGATGCAGGGGTGCAGGTACTGGAGCACCGTGCACACAAAGTAGAAGAGCTCCCAGGCCCGTCCGTGTCGGTAGACCCCTAAGTAAACGCACAGCTCCAGCACGTAGCCTGGTAGCCAGCACACCGAGAAGGTCGCGGCCGCCAAGAAGACCATGACCGAGGCTCGCCGAGTGTTCCTGGCACTAGATATGGACATGACCGGACTCTTGTGGAGAAACAGAGCCAGGCGGATGTAATTGAAGGCAATGACCAGCATGGGTACAAAGTAGAAGAGCACGAACTGGCTGAGGACCACCTGGTAGTGATGCTCGTGGAGGGTAGGAAGGCAGAAGGAGAAGTCGACAAGGCTGGAGTTCAGGATCTCTTTGGTGGCAAACATTCTCAGGGGCAGGCTGATGAGGAAGCTGAGGGCCCAGACCAGAACGAACATGAGGATGACCAGGTCCATAGCTGGAGGCTGGTAGGGATTGGTGATGATCATGGCCCTCGCCATGGACACGGCACACAGCGAGTAGGTGCTGGCCGCCAAGCTGAAGGCCAACAGGAACTGGTAGACCTTACAGGCCACATCGTCCAGAGGCCAGGAGTGGCTGAGGGCCGAGTGCAAGGTTAAGGGGATGAGCAGCAGGGTGAGGAAGTCGGCCAGGGACATGCTGAGCAGGAGGATGTCCAGGCGGTTCTTGCGCAGCGTCTTGTACTTGGCGAATAAGGAGAAGACCAGCAGGTTGGCGCCCAGCCCCACACCCAGGATCAAGGCGCAGGTGCAGGTGAACACCAGGCCGTAGGTGTTGGGAACTGACATGTTCACGCCACTCCGCCTGCAAACTGTCAAATACCATTTAGGTCATGTTTCTATACACATTGTGGTCACATGTCAGACTCATTTTTATCAGCTTCAATTGTTCTTAACTTGTGTGGACAAATGCCACATGATAGTTTTACACAATTGACCCTTTCATTTGATTTCCACGGTCTTTCTTGTATGCCATCCAACTGATCACAGACTTGCTGCGCAATCATAAAAGCAGAAGTTGTAGCTAATGGAGAGGTTGTCTTCTTAGAGACTTCATGGACACCATGGTCAAGCAGCATTAacacaagtgagagtgagtgtagagtttgatcAGAAAATGTTATTCTGTTCTTGGCTGTTCCACTCCTTCAAATACAGAGATAGGAAATAACTCTCATAGAGTCCtgaaagaagtggttcataaagCTCATAAAGTCAGGGAAATAGAAAAGTCCGTAGAAGGAAATGCCTTttcaaaatatcactttcatcttcttgtggaatacaatcataCCACGCTTGTGTCTGCagagatcactttgtaaaatgtttgtttgaacatttgatttgtttattCTTTACTacattagtagtgtttgagagcagaactaaacgtaaagaaaggacaattagttagtgttgttttgtttttcctatgCCTAAAAACAACTAGAAGACCTGCTGGTGCAAATAAACTACCGTATTACCTTGAATTGGTATATATTATCCGCATGCCTTCTTTTACCGCCggctcaaactcgtttcgcaaaataattaacgcatgcttagaattagcgcatgcttaaaaTTACTTCCGGGTCTACcttgtttagcaaaataattagtgcatgtcTCGGTTTACCGCCGGGtgaaactcgtcacgtcacgggtgacacttcacCTTTCAAGGCATCATtttccaaaatggaggaggctgatttcaataatttaaactcgcataaagggaataagacaaagagctactcagtaggatttaaggtatactgtaagctattgaatatgctaaaaagaacagtaaggagGAAACTGCTTGAAAGTTTAGAGTCGACGCGCGCAGAATAAGAGATTGGTGTAGTTTGGAAGGGaagctgcagaataagtgacaacaacagttttctaaactggactttcaatggaagatctccatcgagacagagagacttttaaaactgaagaaagataaggaagacttctataaacaagttatcgatgcttttgatcagaaggagctgtgcatggacttcatttataagtaaaggtaagaccataataacgtttttttttattaactgtgcttttcatgatggtatccttacatcacactcaaatttacaagcgcaggcctaaatttaccgcatgcctttggtaaacgccagagtgagaaaaggttttaaattaattagcgccccggcggcaattcaaggaaataaagtAACTCATGTTAAGTCCAAGTAATAAAtgttgtgattgttggtccaatccacaCTCTTTTCGTTGTCCACACTGTTTTTGTtgtaataatgtatataatgcttaaaccaaaactgaacataaggaaaaggcaatgaagcaagcggatggctatgcaaaacgaaagtaaaactgaactggctacaaagtaaacagaaacaaaatgctggacgaggacaaaaacttacggcgtccacaaagtacatccgtacatgacttgaccatcaacaatgtccacacaaagaaggatagcaacaacttatatagtcttgcttgctaacacaaagcaggtgcggggaatagcgctcaaaggaagacataacgtgtctattgacagatataaattagatTGAAATTACATGGGTACgactagtagctactattagcaaacagatagatcTACTAACTCGGCGCacaaaaagtgcagatggccttaaaacgccacaacagtcaggcaccatatgtaagtacccaaaataaagactcgacatacaaacaAACTCAATCGGAGCAGAAATATAGggggaaacgggattaaaaccagatgctaaccgcccattgaaaatacatgggtacggctagtagctactattagcaaacagatagacttaccaacttggcgtaatatcttaacattgacacactctctcgtcgcaactcggccctgatggtcggcacctatatgtttacaattagttgtaaaatgttggacgcttgtttttacgatatgcaggcaaacggcaactttaaaacataccggcttagctacggcacctggcagccatcttggtatagacgatcacagcccctccctcacgaatgttggtgcgtgcgcaccagcagcagacggtacggaaaaaaacttaaaaaaaacgtctccctcactgtgtctgcgcacggcggccatctttgaaatggttttcagcgcagcagttctttaaaggctgataaaatcaCAACTGTATCAGTAATAAAAACTTGTTaaccaacttttaatcagaagggttcaatctctctcctgtggtagtttgaagccgacacgacaaaccaTCTCAGAGGAGAtcatttttgaaaaaaggtgacaattttttacaaaacttttgttttgaagggggaattgcaaacttcctttagatttttgctgggagttgtcaataaataaaaagtaggtctaagtgagacctacatagaggtttttgtttcatgtctctacgacattcctactggaggttacaggcagttttgtctgtgttttcttcctaagagcagttttgtctgttttttattcctagggggcgctagagcgcaattttgagttttggggtcaggttttttgattagattgcaatttttgccagtcctgatgtgtgtgtccagtttggtgagttttgaagcctgttaacggggtcaaattacagctcaaaaaggcaaaggtgagtgtttttgcaaaacttttgtgttgaaaggggaattgcaaacccctgttgatttttgctgaaggtggtcagtgtatgaaatctaggtctaagtgagacctacatagaggtttttggttcatgtcgctacgacattactactggaagttacaggcagttttgtctgtgttttcttcctaggagcagttttgtttgtgttttattcctagggggcgctggagcgcaattttgagttttggggttaggttttttgattagattgcaatttctgccagtcctgatgtgtgtgtacagtttggtaagttttgaagcatgttaacagggtcaaattacagctcaaagaggcaacggtgattgtttttacaaaacttttgttttgaagggggaattgcaaacccctgttgatttttgctgaaggatgtcagtgtatgaaatctaggtctaagtgagacatacatggaggtttttgtttcatgtcgctacgacattcctactggaagttacaggcagttttgtctgtgttttcttcctaggggcggCTAAAGCGCaacttttagttttggggttaggtttttttttaattaaatcgcaatgtttgccagtcccgatgtgtgtgtcaaatttggtgagtttggaagcatgttaaggggtcaaattacagctcaaagaggcggaaGAAtaatgaaagaaagaaagaataaaaggcTAGAACTTCAATAGAGTtatctgtcccaaagggacattcggtgcctaataaataaatataaagaagtaaaattgaTCATATTGCAGTTTGATCTGATAAAGTCTCCCAATGTAATCTCAGCTCCAATTGATCGCATGTTGTTGACGTCATGTGACTTTAAAATGTTGCAGTTCTTACTTGTGGTGTCATCTCCCCTATGGTGCTTCATATTCCAAGTCACTCACCGTCatcgtccttccttccttctccGACTGCGTGTTGCGGCGTCCTGGCGGTGGCAGCTGGCGTCCATCGC
The nucleotide sequence above comes from Nerophis ophidion isolate RoL-2023_Sa linkage group LG12, RoL_Noph_v1.0, whole genome shotgun sequence. Encoded proteins:
- the LOC133563784 gene encoding galanin receptor 2a, giving the protein MSVPNTYGLVFTCTCALILGVGLGANLLVFSLFAKYKTLRKNRLDILLLSMSLADFLTLLLIPLTLHSALSHSWPLDDVACKVYQFLLAFSLAASTYSLCAVSMARAMIITNPYQPPAMDLVILMFVLVWALSFLISLPLRMFATKEILNSSLVDFSFCLPTLHEHHYQVVLSQFVLFYFVPMLVIAFNYIRLALFLHKSPVMSISSARNTRRASVMVFLAAATFSVCWLPGYVLELCVYLGVYRHGRAWELFYFVCTVLQYLHPCINPLLYVLLSRRHRRAARLFGCRRNRVRPQVSVSADISAHTS